A window of the Ardenticatenales bacterium genome harbors these coding sequences:
- a CDS encoding succinylglutamate desuccinylase/aspartoacylase family protein, which yields MDPISVGTAVAQPGTIQYGRFDAFRHPTGQVEFLPVMIAQGVEEGPCLWLSAGIHGNEHTGPTILYQLLTPDLTRRLKGTLVLLPALSPIGLRTMSYVPYNVSQNPNRLWPDGRPRQPATNPEKPPPSAVERAFAHLFAVIQETADYLIDYHNFSIGSISFAFRDRVLYRADENAATNRQVAEALADRLDGMLRAYGHTIINEYPAEHYIDEDLHRSTSGAALLVGRIPAFTVELGTDRVPDPAIVRASLAGTRNVMRWAGMLDGEMEPITGIPVIDTGYPVRRSRALRATEPCVLLHLVQPGDRLEAGQPVAEVRDIWGRPLGDGVLRATQKGFVMGRTHGIYYNEGDPVLTLAVPDESARTGPYPDDYFR from the coding sequence ATGGACCCAATCAGTGTAGGTACGGCGGTGGCGCAGCCGGGCACGATTCAATATGGCCGGTTTGACGCCTTTCGCCATCCGACGGGGCAGGTGGAGTTTTTGCCGGTGATGATTGCGCAGGGGGTGGAGGAAGGGCCTTGTTTGTGGTTAAGTGCCGGCATTCACGGCAACGAACACACCGGCCCCACCATCCTCTACCAACTCCTCACCCCCGACCTGACGCGCCGGCTCAAAGGCACGCTTGTGCTCCTGCCCGCCCTCAGCCCCATTGGCCTGCGCACCATGAGCTACGTGCCCTACAACGTCTCCCAAAACCCCAATCGCCTCTGGCCCGACGGTCGCCCGCGGCAGCCGGCAACCAATCCAGAAAAACCGCCCCCCTCTGCCGTCGAACGCGCCTTCGCGCACCTGTTCGCCGTCATCCAGGAAACGGCGGACTACCTGATCGACTATCACAACTTTTCCATTGGCTCCATTTCCTTCGCCTTCCGCGACCGTGTCCTCTACCGGGCCGACGAAAACGCAGCCACCAACCGCCAGGTAGCGGAAGCTCTGGCCGACCGCCTGGATGGGATGCTGCGCGCTTATGGACACACCATCATCAACGAATACCCGGCGGAGCATTACATCGACGAGGATTTGCACCGCTCCACATCGGGCGCGGCGCTGCTGGTGGGGCGCATTCCCGCCTTTACGGTGGAACTGGGCACGGATCGCGTGCCGGACCCGGCCATTGTGCGCGCCAGTCTGGCGGGAACGCGCAACGTGATGCGCTGGGCCGGCATGTTAGATGGCGAAATGGAACCCATTACGGGCATTCCCGTCATTGACACAGGATACCCGGTGCGCCGCTCCCGCGCTTTGCGCGCCACGGAGCCATGCGTACTGCTGCACCTGGTGCAGCCAGGCGACAGACTGGAAGCGGGGCAGCCGGTGGCGGAAGTGCGCGACATTTGGGGGCGTCCGTTGGGGGATGGGGTGCTGCGGGCCACGCAAAAAGGATTCGTGATGGGGCGGACGCACGGGATTTATTACAACGAGGGAGACCCCGTGCTGACGCTGGCCGTACCGGATGAGTCGGCGCGCACGGGGCCTTATCCCGATGACTATTTTCGTTAG
- a CDS encoding ABC transporter ATP-binding protein — protein sequence MNVSPDQAPPLVRVRNLKKHFPIRRGIIIQRIAGSVRAVDGISFDIARGETLGLVGESGCGKSTAGRTLLGLYPPTSGEITIGGLNVVGADGKTMQTIRRQAQIIFQDPFASLNPRWTVNAIVGEPLRVHRLIPDDKARAERVKELLELVGLSARYVNRFPHEFSGGQRQRIGVARALASNPAFIVCDEPISALDVSIQAQVVNLLEDLQAQFGLTYLFIAHDLSMVRHICDRVAVMYLGVLMETAPRDALYENPLHPYTQALLSAVPIPDPKVARKRQRIVLSGDVPSPINPPGGCRFHTRCPVAQAHCRTHTPIWREAAEGHWVACHEVDPKQRPLA from the coding sequence ATGAACGTTTCACCTGATCAGGCTCCGCCATTGGTGCGGGTACGGAACCTGAAAAAGCACTTCCCTATCCGGCGGGGCATCATCATCCAACGCATTGCCGGCTCCGTCAGAGCCGTAGACGGCATCAGTTTTGACATCGCTCGCGGCGAGACATTGGGGTTGGTGGGCGAGAGCGGCTGCGGCAAAAGCACGGCGGGGCGCACGTTGTTGGGGCTTTATCCACCTACCAGCGGCGAAATCACCATTGGCGGGCTAAATGTGGTGGGGGCGGACGGCAAAACGATGCAGACCATTCGCCGCCAGGCGCAAATTATCTTCCAGGATCCGTTTGCCTCGCTTAATCCGCGCTGGACGGTAAACGCCATCGTGGGAGAGCCGCTGCGCGTACACAGGCTGATTCCCGATGATAAAGCGCGTGCCGAGCGCGTGAAAGAACTGCTGGAGTTGGTCGGGCTGAGTGCGCGGTACGTGAATCGCTTCCCACACGAATTTTCGGGGGGGCAACGGCAGCGCATTGGCGTGGCGCGGGCGCTGGCCTCCAATCCAGCTTTTATCGTCTGCGACGAGCCGATTTCGGCGCTGGACGTGTCCATCCAGGCGCAGGTGGTGAATCTGCTGGAGGATTTGCAGGCGCAGTTTGGGCTGACGTACCTGTTTATTGCCCATGATCTGAGCATGGTGCGGCACATTTGCGACCGCGTGGCCGTGATGTATCTGGGCGTGTTGATGGAAACGGCGCCGCGGGACGCCTTGTACGAGAATCCGCTGCACCCGTACACGCAGGCGCTGCTCTCCGCCGTGCCCATCCCTGATCCGAAAGTGGCGCGCAAGCGACAGCGCATTGTCCTCAGCGGGGATGTGCCCAGCCCGATAAATCCGCCCGGCGGCTGCCGTTTTCACACGCGCTGCCCGGTCGCGCAGGCGCACTGCCGCACGCATACGCCTATCTGGCGCGAGGCGGCGGAGGGGCATTGGGTTGCCTGCCACGAAGTAGATCCCAAACAGAGACCACTTGCCTGA